DNA from Ciona intestinalis unplaced genomic scaffold, KH HT000016.2, whole genome shotgun sequence:
aataataaaaaagaaaaaaaaaggtttagtCTAAAACGAAAGGTCAACGAATCGCTCACTTTTCCGGATATTTTAGACTGAACGACAAAAAACACATCAAGCCACTGATGTTAAAtgatgtgatttttttatttggcacTACTCTTaaattcgttttattttcacttttttttctaaacaaagACAATCTCTGTGACCTTACGTGCAACGACAAACACAAATAGccgtttaaaaaattaacgcAGTTAAAGTTTATGCgcatttttcattttccagTATTTGTCCCAGTGTCGTCCTGCAAATCCTCTCCAGTAGCGGCTTGTGAGCCACAATAAGATCATGAACAAGCAGAGAGCGATAATGGTCGTACTTGCAAACACGGACGACCGGTTATGCACCAGTAAATCTCGGTATGCATCCACTTTACCGAGATGCTGGATCAACATAGCGGAGTTCTGTGCAACCTCTGTATTACCCAGCGCAGTGATTGCACGCACTCTGTGGTTATACTGATCGGTCACGTACAACATTTTCCTTTCCGCGTCAAGGTCGAGACCAGTAGGGTGAAAGAATTGAGCATCAGTGCCGACGGCATCCCTTGACCCATAGCTCTCACTACCAGCTAGCACAGTCAAGCTATAGTCGATAAGAGAAATCATACGGATGCAGTTGTTTCCAAACTCCGCCACATAAAGCACCTCATGCTCTGGGTCAATAGCAATACCTTCAGGGTAGTTCATTGCAAGACCGtgaccaaatatcctgaaaaGAACATCGTTTAATGCTCTATAGAACATTACAATTTTCCCAATCAGCATCATGAATCTTACCTCTGGTTAACGTCCCCAGGTTCTCCCCCACCTGCAATGGTGGTAactgttttctttttcaagTCCAACATGCGTACTGCGTGATTGTAGTGATCAGAAACATATAACACATCTTTTCTGACGTCGTATGCCATGCCCGTTGGGTGGCGCCACATAGCTTCGGCAAAGCTGCCATCTTTAAAACCTTCCATTCTAGGTCCGCCAGTCAGCGTTGTGACTTTTGGGGTGGCTGAATCTACATTTATAATTCGAATAGCGTGGTTATCTGTATCAGCAATAAAGAGGCGGTCGTTCGTGTCATCATATTCCAATTGCTGTGGGTTGTTCAATCTAAGAAAAGAGGGATCTCGTTACAGGAACCGAAGCAGCCAAACAATAAAAAGGGAAGCACGCGTCACATATTGTATCTTTTATGTGtttgcaaacaaaatttacggctttataatgttttaaataattgtgtgAAATGCTATATAATTCAGTTACAACTTACCCTGCAGTTAAAAGTGAACCGTCCTTAAAAGCTTTGTCACCATTGGTTCCGGCAAATGTAGTTACTTCATTTGTACCCAGGTCCATAAGACGGATAGCGTTGTTACCACTATCAGCAATGTACATTTTCTGTCGTTTATGGTCAAGCGCCATGCCGGCAATATGAAAGAATTGGGCTTTTAATCCGACACCATTTGCGAATCTAAATCggtttcaattattttataagcTAATTGCGTTGGTTACTGAAAGGTGGAATAAAAGAGTATTGTATCAACATGTATACATTAAAACTGTGTAGATGAAATTTCGTACAAGGTGTACGATCATAGTTTACTACATATGGCATTAGACTAGAGCATACAAAATAGCCACCTACCCTTGGCTTGAACCAGCGGAAGTCGTAGAAACGTCAGTTACAAGATCAACT
Protein-coding regions in this window:
- the LOC100178773 gene encoding NHL repeat-containing protein 2 translates to MICYLVVGLCLFHHASCMEGIVKTLAGGGYPHVGAVDTCVDGPNSVDGALADTRFNYPWGIVYDKVKHSVYVADCGCPDTPHGNDRVRRVDLVTDVSTTSAGSSQGFANGVGLKAQFFHIAGMALDHKRQKMYIADSGNNAIRLMDLGTNEVTTFAGTNGDKAFKDGSLLTAGLNNPQQLEYDDTNDRLFIADTDNHAIRIINVDSATPKVTTLTGGPRMEGFKDGSFAEAMWRHPTGMAYDVRKDVLYVSDHYNHAVRMLDLKKKTVTTIAGGGEPGDVNQRIFGHGLAMNYPEGIAIDPEHEVLYVAEFGNNCIRMISLIDYSLTVLAGSESYGSRDAVGTDAQFFHPTGLDLDAERKMLYVTDQYNHRVRAITALGNTEVAQNSAMLIQHLGKVDAYRDLLVHNRSSVFASTTIIALCLFMILLWLTSRYWRGFAGRHWDKYWKMKNAHKL